The genomic stretch CGGCACCTACGGCAAAGACACGGCGGGTCTGTACCGCGTGCATCAGTTCGACAAGTGCGAGCAGGTCGTCGTCTGCCGGGCCGACGAGCAGGAGAGCCGCGAATGGCACGCGAAGATGCTCGGCTACAGCGAGGAAGTCCTCCATGCGCTCGAGCTGCCGTACCGCGTCATTGACGTCTGCACGGGTGATCTGGGCGTCAAGAATGCGTCCATGCAGGACGTCGAGACCTTCATGCCCAGCCGCGTCCGCGACGGCGACGTCTCAACTGGCTACGGCGAGACGCACAGCGCGAGCCGGCTCTACGACTACCAGGCGCGACGTC from Planctomycetota bacterium encodes the following:
- a CDS encoding aminoacyl--tRNA ligase-related protein, which translates into the protein GTYGKDTAGLYRVHQFDKCEQVVVCRADEQESREWHAKMLGYSEEVLHALELPYRVIDVCTGDLGVKNASMQDVETFMPSRVRDGDVSTGYGETHSASRLYDYQARRLNLRYKSSDGVTKFCHTLNNTVAASPRILIPILENYQNADGSVTVPTVLRSYMSGLDRIT